A DNA window from Hydractinia symbiolongicarpus strain clone_291-10 chromosome 6, HSymV2.1, whole genome shotgun sequence contains the following coding sequences:
- the LOC130647158 gene encoding uncharacterized protein LOC130647158, giving the protein MAYNKTFEFTAAVRGFHYYKTYWKPEENQSLDCFHENNNVFDRFAIKVCEFGNDKPVGHLPKEISRVTKFLLDRGASMKSTLTSVHYRRSPLVQGGLEIPCKITVTLPGTVNNLLVLARYQQLVEALYTEPKEELILGSFLHIAVILDVVVPTEERPKRKKNTAKSQSKETKKQKDIRNFFGNTSAAPAPKRQKVNNKPKKSSPSSSKDLEIINID; this is encoded by the coding sequence ATGGCTTACAACAAGACGTTCGAGTTTACAGCTGCTGTCAGAGGATTCCATTATTATAAAACTTATTGGAAACCTGAGGAAAATCAATCACTGGACTGCTTTCATGAGAACAACAATGTTTTCGATAGATTTGCAATCAAAGTTTGTGAATTCGGAAATGACAAACCAGTTGGCCATTTACCCAAAGAAATCTCAAGGGTTACAAAATTTCTTCTGGACAGAGGAGCGTCTATGAAATCCACGTTGACAAGTGTACACTATCGAAGATCACCTCTCGTTCAAGGAGGCTTGGAGATCCCCTGTAAAATAACTGTTACTTTACCAGGGACAGTAAACAATCTTTTGGTTCTTGCAAGATACCAACAACTTGTAGAAGCCTTGTATACAGAGCCGAAAGAGGAATTGATTCTTGGTTCGTTCTTACATATTGCAGTTATTTTAGATGTCGTGGTTCCAACCGAAGAGAGACCAAAgcgtaaaaaaaatacagccaAAAGCCAAAGCAAAGAGACGAAAAAGCAAAAAGATATTCgaaacttttttggaaacacCTCAGCTGCACCAGCCCCAAAAAGGCAAAAAGTTAACAACAAACCTAAAAAGTCGTCACCATCGTCAAGCAAGGACTTAGAAATCAtaaatattgattaa